In Streptomyces sp. NBC_01426, one genomic interval encodes:
- a CDS encoding UvrD-helicase domain-containing protein, with protein sequence MSGAKVIMADVFGKSYDALDGSVQPQVLQFIMKMQRDPDSNGLNLKPPKGARDKRVRTARVTDNYRAVLMHYADRIYYLVAVLPHDDAYDFAANILFDINKVTGGIELINLGSLYGTLSGQPKPADNAPDAPSLFAGVSDADFERLGVHTSIVPALREIHSEDAVLGIVETLPKLARDVILCLADGMTVEEVWEQVSSLAATKDKVDTQDYEAAIERPATKEAFVVTGDFAEFGRILTEPLSAWRIFLHPAQRALAERKSPYKGSVRVTGGPGTGKTVVALHRVKALAERLPAGQAILLTTFTTNLANLLKSMLKDLGGAQLLAKVDVRNIDKVAYGTVKETFGSEAPSRLKDSEILNRWIELAQEQQTPRFDGRFLDAEWKQVVLAQDIRSRDEYFAASRAGRGRRLNRPERAQVWSLVEEFERRLDREKAAGVTQLAVQAARIASGWSDEERPYRHIIVDEAQDLHAAHWKLLRALVPDGDDDLFIVGDAHQRIYDNRTSLSAHGIKIRGRSKRLTLNYRTTRQILAASLNLLGGSTFDDLDGNPEQLRGYRSVLAGAHPETTGYRTAAEEMTALAKRVDSWQQEGIKPHEIAVVARTHATADSAVQALRDAKLAAVKVEDYRVPDPDEGVHVMTMHRIKGLEYRAVAIVGAGAQQMPLPSAITLEREDRLQHAADLRREQSLLFVSATRAREQLSISWSGRPSQFLEPHAAS encoded by the coding sequence ATGTCCGGCGCCAAGGTGATCATGGCGGACGTCTTCGGAAAGTCCTATGACGCGCTGGACGGCTCCGTCCAGCCGCAGGTGTTGCAGTTCATCATGAAGATGCAGCGCGACCCGGACTCCAACGGGCTCAACCTGAAGCCTCCGAAGGGCGCCCGGGACAAGAGGGTCCGCACGGCACGGGTCACCGACAACTACAGAGCCGTGCTGATGCACTACGCCGACCGCATCTATTACCTGGTCGCGGTACTGCCGCATGACGACGCGTATGACTTCGCCGCGAACATCCTCTTCGACATCAACAAGGTCACCGGCGGCATCGAGCTGATCAACCTCGGCAGCCTGTACGGCACGCTCAGCGGACAACCCAAGCCCGCCGACAACGCGCCCGATGCCCCCTCTCTGTTCGCCGGTGTCTCCGACGCCGACTTCGAACGACTGGGCGTCCACACGTCCATCGTTCCGGCGCTCCGCGAGATCCACAGCGAGGACGCCGTGCTCGGCATCGTCGAGACCCTGCCTAAGCTGGCCCGCGACGTCATCCTGTGCCTCGCCGACGGCATGACCGTCGAAGAGGTCTGGGAACAGGTCAGTTCACTCGCGGCCACCAAGGACAAGGTCGACACCCAGGACTACGAGGCGGCGATCGAACGGCCGGCCACCAAGGAAGCCTTCGTAGTCACCGGCGACTTCGCCGAGTTCGGACGAATCCTCACCGAACCACTCTCCGCATGGCGAATCTTCCTGCACCCGGCGCAGAGAGCGCTGGCCGAGCGCAAATCCCCTTACAAGGGCTCCGTCCGCGTCACTGGAGGCCCCGGTACCGGAAAGACGGTGGTAGCCCTCCACCGAGTGAAGGCCCTCGCCGAGCGGCTGCCCGCCGGCCAGGCCATCCTGCTCACGACCTTCACCACCAACCTCGCCAACCTGCTGAAGTCCATGCTCAAGGACCTCGGCGGTGCCCAACTGCTGGCCAAGGTCGATGTCCGGAACATCGACAAGGTTGCCTACGGCACCGTGAAGGAGACCTTCGGCTCGGAAGCGCCCAGCCGGCTCAAGGACAGTGAGATCCTCAACCGCTGGATCGAACTCGCCCAGGAGCAGCAAACGCCCCGTTTCGACGGCCGGTTCCTCGACGCTGAGTGGAAGCAGGTCGTACTGGCTCAGGACATCCGCAGCCGTGACGAATACTTCGCCGCCAGCCGTGCTGGCCGCGGCCGCCGCCTCAATCGCCCCGAACGCGCACAGGTCTGGTCCCTCGTCGAGGAGTTCGAGCGCAGGCTCGATCGCGAGAAGGCCGCCGGCGTCACCCAACTCGCCGTTCAGGCAGCCCGGATCGCCTCCGGCTGGTCCGACGAAGAACGTCCATACCGGCACATCATCGTGGACGAGGCACAGGATCTGCACGCCGCCCACTGGAAGCTACTCCGCGCGCTGGTCCCCGACGGCGACGACGACCTGTTCATCGTTGGCGACGCACACCAGCGGATCTACGACAACCGGACATCCCTGAGCGCCCACGGCATCAAGATCCGTGGCCGCTCCAAGCGACTGACCCTTAACTACCGCACCACCCGACAGATCCTCGCAGCCTCCCTGAACCTGCTCGGCGGCTCCACGTTCGACGACCTTGACGGGAATCCGGAACAGCTTCGCGGATACCGCTCCGTCCTGGCGGGAGCCCACCCCGAGACCACCGGCTACCGCACGGCCGCGGAAGAGATGACGGCATTGGCCAAGCGCGTCGACAGCTGGCAGCAGGAAGGGATCAAGCCCCACGAGATCGCGGTCGTGGCCAGAACCCATGCGACCGCCGACAGCGCTGTTCAGGCGCTCCGTGACGCCAAGCTGGCCGCAGTGAAGGTCGAGGACTACCGCGTCCCCGACCCCGACGAAGGCGTCCACGTCATGACGATGCACCGCATCAAGGGACTCGAATACCGCGCAGTCGCCATCGTCGGGGCTGGCGCTCAACAAATGCCTCTGCCCAGCGCCATCACACTCGAGCGCGAGGACCGCCTCCAGCACGCCGCGGACCTCCGCCGCGAGCAGTCGCTCCTCTTCGTTTCCGCCACACGTGCCCGCGAGCAGCTGTCCATCAGCTGGTCAGGCCGACCGAGCCAGTTTCTGGAGCCTCACGCAGCCTCCTGA
- a CDS encoding methyltransferase, translating into MSAGLSPELLASEVTEVVRTGSYDGSRGFTVAHFHTADELAQEAGEAGLTGVRVHGIEGPGWAYVVAAGRCAGQEAAGALLADAVATARLADEHGVFTDASAHVLVVGTA; encoded by the coding sequence GTGAGCGCCGGCCTGTCTCCGGAGCTGCTCGCCAGCGAGGTCACGGAGGTAGTCCGTACCGGCTCCTACGACGGCAGTAGAGGCTTCACCGTGGCGCATTTTCATACGGCTGACGAGCTTGCCCAAGAGGCGGGCGAAGCAGGGCTCACGGGTGTGCGGGTGCACGGGATCGAGGGCCCGGGGTGGGCCTACGTAGTCGCGGCTGGCCGTTGCGCGGGCCAGGAAGCGGCGGGGGCGCTGCTGGCGGACGCGGTGGCGACGGCGCGCCTCGCAGACGAGCACGGCGTCTTCACTGACGCCTCGGCCCACGTGCTTGTGGTCGGTACAGCCTGA
- a CDS encoding class I SAM-dependent methyltransferase, with the protein MVLVVDRDEQVVPRGHVKQGPVPHAYAADSPQPPPTRPHSPQIPPSGHCLAKRGTAGRGPSKVAHDRLLRGVAAEREQVARRGWRSSATGRLEFERTQELLRRYLPPAPARVLDVGGGPGTHAGWLTEEGNEVLLLDPVPKHVEQARERAPRCVAQLGDARDLDVEAGTFDAVLLLGPLYHLAERGDRLAALREASRVVVPGGVVAAAGISRYSLM; encoded by the coding sequence GTGGTGCTCGTGGTGGATCGTGACGAACAGGTCGTTCCTCGGGGTCACGTGAAGCAGGGGCCCGTCCCGCATGCATATGCAGCCGATTCCCCCCAGCCGCCCCCCACGAGGCCTCATTCCCCCCAGATTCCCCCCAGCGGACACTGTCTCGCCAAGAGGGGCACCGCAGGTCGGGGGCCGTCCAAAGTCGCTCACGACAGGTTACTCAGGGGAGTGGCGGCGGAGCGGGAGCAGGTGGCAAGGCGGGGCTGGAGGAGCTCAGCGACGGGCCGTCTGGAGTTCGAGCGGACCCAGGAGCTGTTACGTCGCTACCTGCCTCCAGCACCAGCTCGGGTGCTGGACGTGGGCGGTGGTCCGGGTACGCATGCCGGTTGGCTCACCGAAGAGGGAAACGAGGTGCTCCTCCTGGACCCCGTGCCAAAGCACGTGGAGCAGGCACGTGAGCGCGCGCCGCGGTGTGTTGCCCAGCTGGGGGATGCCCGCGACCTGGACGTGGAGGCCGGCACCTTCGACGCGGTGCTGCTACTGGGCCCGCTGTACCACCTGGCGGAGCGCGGAGACCGGCTCGCGGCGTTGAGGGAGGCCAGCCGGGTCGTCGTACCAGGCGGTGTGGTGGCGGCCGCGGGGATCTCCCGGTACTCCCTGATGTAG